One Fontisphaera persica DNA window includes the following coding sequences:
- a CDS encoding AAA family ATPase: MNTEQQVQQFREAFGALQQEVHKVIVGHREIVELTLTAVFAGGHVLLEGVPGLGKTLLVRTLGEVLDLSFNRIQFTPDLMPADILGTNIVMETSAGRREFQFQRGPIFAHLILADEINRATPKTQSAMLEAMQEKSVTAGGEIRRLEEPFFVLATQNPIDQEGTYPLPEAQLDRFFFKILVGYPAAAELSEVLNRTTTGAESRVEKVLRREQLLAFQKLVRQVPVASHVQDYAVRLVLATHPKTAGAHPLANQYLRFGSSPRGAQTLLLAAKVRALAGGRFNVSFADIKAVALPALRHRLILNFEAEAEGITTDHILTKMLEEVPDMAPAAA, encoded by the coding sequence ATGAACACCGAGCAGCAAGTCCAGCAGTTTCGTGAAGCCTTTGGGGCCTTACAGCAGGAGGTGCACAAGGTCATTGTGGGGCATCGGGAGATTGTGGAGCTGACGTTGACGGCGGTTTTTGCCGGCGGGCACGTGCTGCTGGAAGGGGTGCCGGGGCTGGGCAAGACCTTGCTGGTGCGCACGCTGGGGGAGGTGCTGGACCTGTCCTTCAATCGCATCCAATTCACGCCAGATTTGATGCCGGCGGACATTCTGGGCACCAATATCGTCATGGAGACCAGCGCCGGGCGGCGGGAGTTTCAGTTTCAGCGTGGCCCGATATTTGCGCATTTGATTCTGGCGGATGAAATCAACCGGGCGACGCCCAAGACGCAGTCGGCGATGCTGGAAGCCATGCAGGAGAAAAGCGTGACGGCGGGGGGAGAAATCCGGCGGCTGGAGGAGCCGTTTTTCGTGCTGGCCACGCAGAATCCGATAGACCAGGAGGGGACATATCCGCTGCCGGAGGCGCAATTGGACCGGTTTTTCTTCAAGATTCTGGTGGGCTACCCGGCGGCGGCGGAGTTGAGCGAGGTGTTGAATCGGACCACCACCGGGGCGGAGAGCCGGGTGGAGAAGGTGCTGCGCCGCGAGCAGTTGCTGGCGTTTCAGAAACTGGTGCGCCAGGTGCCGGTGGCGTCGCATGTGCAGGATTATGCGGTGCGGCTGGTGCTGGCCACGCATCCCAAGACGGCGGGCGCGCATCCGCTGGCCAACCAATACCTGCGGTTTGGCAGCAGTCCGCGGGGGGCGCAGACGTTGTTGCTGGCGGCCAAAGTGCGGGCTTTGGCGGGAGGGCGGTTCAACGTGAGCTTTGCGGATATCAAGGCGGTGGCGCTGCCGGCGCTGCGGCATCGGTTGATTTTGAATTTTGAAGCGGAGGCGGAAGGGATTACGACCGACCACATTTTGACGAAAATGCTCGAGGAAGTGCCGGACATGGCGCCGGCGGCGGCCTGA
- the erpA gene encoding iron-sulfur cluster insertion protein ErpA has product MSTDTQTTPVVTLTDSAARQVRSILDSEKENAGKALRVYVEAGGCSGLQYGMTFDEKRPDDLSAEFNGVAVVVDPFSANYLKGSVIDYSDELSGGGFKIKNPNAHSSCGCGKSFEA; this is encoded by the coding sequence ATGAGCACTGACACACAGACCACCCCGGTGGTGACCCTGACCGACAGCGCCGCGCGCCAGGTCAGGAGCATCCTGGACAGCGAGAAGGAAAATGCGGGCAAGGCCCTCCGGGTTTACGTGGAAGCCGGGGGCTGCTCCGGTCTGCAATATGGCATGACCTTTGATGAAAAACGGCCCGATGACTTGAGCGCGGAATTTAATGGGGTTGCCGTCGTGGTGGACCCCTTCAGCGCCAACTACCTGAAGGGCAGTGTCATTGATTACAGCGACGAGCTGAGCGGCGGCGGATTCAAAATCAAGAATCCCAACGCCCACAGCTCCTGCGGCTGCGGCAAGAGTTTCGAGGCCTGA
- the grpE gene encoding nucleotide exchange factor GrpE: protein MEQEKQNQSPPEASTPTAEASQANATAPVEAPFESEALQDAALEELRQKAAKADEYYDRLLRLAADFDNFKKRAARERQDAIKFANAALLEKLLPVMDHFEMALAAFAQPANGAAGSVQSLQAGIVMVHQQLRNLLLEAGLEEIDALGKPFDPALHEAVAQEATAAAPEGHVIKQIRRGYRLKERLLRPASVVVAVPPEPQAPSA, encoded by the coding sequence ATGGAGCAAGAGAAACAGAATCAATCGCCTCCAGAGGCTTCAACACCAACGGCAGAGGCCAGCCAGGCCAACGCCACCGCTCCGGTGGAGGCGCCCTTTGAATCGGAGGCGCTTCAGGACGCGGCACTGGAGGAGTTGCGCCAGAAAGCCGCCAAAGCGGATGAATACTACGACCGCCTCCTGCGGCTGGCGGCCGATTTTGACAATTTCAAAAAACGCGCCGCCCGCGAGCGCCAGGACGCCATCAAGTTTGCCAACGCGGCCTTGCTGGAAAAGCTGCTGCCGGTCATGGACCATTTTGAAATGGCCCTGGCCGCTTTCGCCCAGCCAGCCAATGGCGCCGCCGGCTCCGTCCAATCGCTGCAGGCGGGCATTGTCATGGTGCATCAACAGCTCCGCAATCTCCTCCTCGAGGCGGGCCTGGAGGAAATTGACGCCCTGGGCAAACCCTTCGACCCGGCCCTGCATGAGGCCGTCGCTCAGGAAGCCACCGCCGCCGCGCCCGAGGGACACGTCATCAAACAAATCCGCCGCGGTTACCGGCTCAAAGAACGCCTCCTGCGCCCGGCCAGTGTCGTGGTGGCCGTGCCCCCTGAGCCCCAAGCCCCATCCGCCTGA
- the dnaJ gene encoding molecular chaperone DnaJ — translation MAKRDYYEVLGVEKNASAEDIKKAYRKLAIKYHPDKNPGDKSAEEKFKELAEAYEVLSDPDKRAAYDQYGHAAFDPRARAASAAGARGTWSGEFHDPFDIFSQVFGGSSIFEEMFGGGSRREAGRAQRGSDLRYDLEITLEEAARGCEKEIRLSRLEVCEHCDGSGGEPGAQRRACSTCGGHGQVIASHGIFSIRQTCPRCEGAGHVLDRPCRHCHGEGRREKPATIRIAIPAGVDTGVRLRSRGNGEAGLRGGPSGDLHVVIHVKPHPIFQRDGDDLICEVPISFVQAALGGEIEVPTLTGKASIKIPAGTQPNTMFRLKGRGIKNLHGDGAGDLLVRIQVEVPTKLNAAQRAKLQEFAAMCGNDVNPISRSFFEKAKDFFR, via the coding sequence ATGGCCAAAAGGGACTATTACGAAGTGCTGGGTGTCGAGAAAAACGCCTCGGCGGAGGACATTAAAAAGGCCTATCGCAAGCTGGCGATTAAATACCATCCCGACAAAAACCCCGGCGACAAATCCGCCGAGGAAAAATTCAAAGAGCTGGCCGAGGCCTACGAAGTCCTGAGCGACCCCGACAAGCGCGCCGCTTATGACCAATACGGCCACGCCGCCTTCGACCCGCGCGCCCGTGCCGCCTCAGCCGCCGGCGCGCGCGGCACATGGTCCGGCGAATTCCATGATCCTTTCGACATCTTCAGCCAGGTCTTCGGCGGCAGCAGCATCTTTGAGGAAATGTTTGGCGGCGGCAGCCGGCGCGAGGCGGGCCGCGCCCAGCGCGGCTCCGACCTGCGCTACGACCTGGAAATCACCCTCGAAGAAGCCGCCCGCGGCTGCGAAAAGGAAATCCGCCTCTCCCGCCTGGAAGTGTGCGAGCATTGCGACGGCTCCGGCGGCGAACCCGGCGCCCAACGCCGCGCCTGCTCCACCTGCGGCGGCCACGGTCAGGTCATCGCCTCTCACGGCATTTTCAGCATCCGCCAGACCTGCCCCCGCTGCGAGGGCGCCGGCCATGTCCTGGACCGCCCCTGCCGGCATTGTCATGGCGAGGGACGCCGCGAAAAACCGGCCACCATCCGCATCGCCATCCCCGCCGGCGTGGATACCGGCGTGCGCCTCCGCTCCCGCGGCAACGGCGAGGCCGGCCTGCGCGGCGGGCCGTCCGGCGATTTGCACGTGGTCATTCACGTCAAGCCCCATCCCATTTTCCAACGGGACGGCGACGACCTCATCTGCGAAGTGCCCATCAGTTTCGTCCAGGCCGCCCTCGGCGGTGAAATCGAGGTCCCCACCCTCACCGGCAAAGCCAGCATCAAAATCCCCGCCGGCACCCAGCCCAATACCATGTTCCGCCTCAAAGGCCGGGGTATTAAAAATCTGCACGGCGATGGCGCCGGCGACCTCCTCGTCCGCATCCAGGTGGAGGTGCCCACCAAACTGAACGCCGCCCAGCGCGCCAAATTGCAGGAATTCGCGGCCATGTGTGGCAACGACGTCAACCCCATCAGCCGCAGCTTCTTTGAGAAGGCCAAAGACTTCTTCCGTTGA
- a CDS encoding GH39 family glycosyl hydrolase, whose product MRASFLRSGWRRCAWQGGLLLAVLVGAGLATPAGGAVGVIVEASRTNGVIRPVHGVNLGPLCYRGMVDLTAHHRELGVPYTRVHDVVWVNAYAVDVSTIFRDFRQNPQDPASYDFACTDDYLAAITNAGSRIIYRLGESIEHTPRKYRVHPPPEPRRWAEICLGIIRHYNEGWAQGFRHGIEYWEIWNEPDVRPAMWTGTDAQFFELYETTARAIKREFPRLKVGGPGLGGTGDFVDGQFRPTAFATNFLAYCRARQAPLDFLSWHRYTSDPWDIPRRAAAMRRLLDDYGFRDTESHFNEWNYLPREDWRPMFKEGQGPEREAWFREMSGPAGAAFAACVLTHLQEAPVEVANFYTGEIQGFGLFNFHGTPQKNYYAFLAFRRMLDTPERVVTEGAPQGMTVLAGRHFARKELQVLFANFRQPERELAVHLRGLPWETETEWEWRVVDEQSNLDRRAQGRLGGGGDARITLSLPMPGVGWLRLKGR is encoded by the coding sequence ATGAGAGCCTCATTTTTACGGAGCGGCTGGCGGCGGTGCGCGTGGCAGGGAGGGTTGTTGCTGGCCGTCCTGGTGGGGGCCGGGCTGGCCACGCCGGCAGGGGGAGCCGTGGGGGTCATCGTTGAGGCGTCGCGCACGAACGGGGTGATTCGCCCGGTGCATGGGGTGAACCTGGGGCCGTTGTGTTATCGGGGGATGGTGGATTTAACGGCGCATCACCGGGAACTGGGCGTGCCGTACACGCGGGTGCACGATGTGGTCTGGGTCAATGCTTACGCGGTGGATGTGAGCACGATTTTCCGGGATTTCCGGCAAAATCCGCAGGACCCGGCCAGTTATGATTTTGCGTGCACGGATGATTATCTGGCGGCCATTACCAATGCCGGGTCGCGGATTATTTACCGGCTGGGGGAGAGCATCGAGCACACGCCGCGCAAATACCGGGTGCATCCGCCGCCGGAGCCGCGGCGGTGGGCTGAAATCTGCCTGGGCATTATCCGGCATTACAATGAGGGATGGGCCCAGGGTTTCCGGCACGGCATCGAGTATTGGGAAATCTGGAATGAGCCGGATGTGCGGCCGGCGATGTGGACGGGGACGGACGCCCAATTTTTCGAGCTTTACGAGACGACGGCGCGGGCAATCAAGCGCGAGTTTCCGCGCTTGAAGGTGGGGGGGCCGGGGCTGGGGGGGACGGGGGATTTTGTGGATGGGCAATTTCGCCCCACGGCATTTGCCACGAATTTCCTGGCTTATTGCCGGGCGCGGCAGGCGCCGCTGGATTTTTTATCGTGGCATCGGTACACCAGCGATCCGTGGGACATACCCCGGCGGGCGGCGGCGATGCGGCGGCTGCTGGATGACTACGGTTTCAGGGACACGGAGAGTCATTTTAATGAATGGAATTATCTGCCGCGGGAGGATTGGCGGCCGATGTTCAAGGAGGGGCAGGGGCCGGAGCGGGAGGCGTGGTTTCGGGAGATGAGCGGGCCGGCGGGGGCGGCGTTTGCGGCGTGCGTGCTGACGCATTTGCAGGAGGCGCCGGTGGAGGTGGCCAATTTTTACACGGGGGAAATTCAGGGGTTTGGACTGTTCAATTTTCACGGCACGCCGCAGAAGAATTACTATGCCTTTCTGGCTTTCCGGCGCATGCTGGACACGCCGGAGCGGGTGGTGACGGAGGGGGCGCCGCAAGGGATGACGGTGCTGGCGGGGCGCCATTTCGCAAGGAAAGAGCTGCAGGTGCTGTTTGCCAATTTCCGGCAGCCGGAGCGGGAGCTGGCCGTGCACCTGCGCGGTCTGCCGTGGGAGACGGAGACAGAATGGGAGTGGCGGGTGGTGGATGAGCAATCCAACCTGGACCGCCGGGCGCAGGGCCGGCTGGGGGGCGGCGGCGATGCCCGGATTACGCTGAGCCTGCCGATGCCGGGCGTGGGATGGCTGAGGCTGAAGGGGCGGTGA